A DNA window from Aphelocoma coerulescens isolate FSJ_1873_10779 chromosome 7, UR_Acoe_1.0, whole genome shotgun sequence contains the following coding sequences:
- the LOC138113058 gene encoding tubulin alpha-4A chain-like — translation MRECISVHVGQAGVQMGNTCWELYCLEHGIQPDGQMPSDKTIGGGDDSFTTFFCETGAGKHVPRAIFVDLEPTVIDEIRGGVYRQLFHPEQMITGKEDAANNYARGHYTIGKEIIDQVLDRIRKLADQCTGLQGFLVFRSFGGGTGSGFTSLLMERLSVDYGKKSKLEFSIYPAPQVSTAVVEPYNSILTTHSTLEHSDCAFMVDNEAIYDICRRNLDIERPTYTNLNRLISQVVSSITASLRFDGALNVDLTEFQTNLVPYPRIHFPLATYAPVVSAERAYHEQLSVSEITNSCFEPANQMVKCDPRHGKYMACCLLYRGDVVPKDVNAAIATIKTKRSIQFVDWCPTGFKVGINYQPPTVVPGGDLAKVQRAVCMLSNTTAIAEAWARLDHKFDLMYAKRAFVHWYVGEGMEEGEFSEAREDMAALEKDYEEVGLDSYEDEEEGEE, via the exons ATG cgcGAGTGCATCTCCGTCCACGTCGGCCAGGCCGGCGTCCAGATGGGCAACACCTGCTGGGAGCTGTACTGCCTGGAGCACGGCATCCAGCCTGACGGGCAGATGCCCAGCGACAAAACCATCGGCGGAGGGGACGACTCCTTCACCACCTTCTTCTGTGAGACTGGGGCTGGGAAGCACGTCCCACGGGCCATCTTTGTGGACCTGGAGCCCACGGTGATTG ATGAGATTCGGGGAGGTGTCTATCGCCAGCTCTTCCACCCTGAGCAGATGATCACTGGCAAGGAAGATGCTGCCAACAACTATGCCCGTGGGCACTACACCATCGGCAAAGAGATCATTGATCAAGTGCTGGACAGGATCCGTAAGCTG GCTGACCAGTGCACAGGCCTCCAGGGATTCCTCGTGTTTCGTAGTTTTGGAGGCGGCACTGGCTCTGGATTCACCTCCCTGTTGATGGAGCGACTCTCCGTTGATTATGGCAAGAAGTCCAAGCTGGAATTCTCCATCTACCCAGCACCACAAGTCTCCACTGCTGTGGTAGAACCCTACAACTCCATTCTCACCACCCACAGTACATTGGAGCACTCAGACTGTGCTTTCATGGTGGACAACGAGGCCATCTATGACATCTGCCGTCGGAACCTGGACATCGAACGCCCAACCTACACCAACTTGAACAGACTCATCAGCCAGGTTGTTTCATCCATCACGGCATCACTGCGCTTTGacggagccctgaatgtggatCTGACTGAGTTCCAGACCAACCTGGTGCCCTACCCTCGCATTCACTTCCCCCTGGCCACCTATGCCCCTGTGGTTTCTGCTGAGAGAGCTTATCATGAGCAACTATCAGTATCCGAAATCACCAACTCCTGCTTCGAGCCAGCCAACCAGATGGTGAAGTGTGACCCTCGCCATGGCAAGTACATGGCCTGCTGCCTGCTGTACCGCGGGGACGTGGTGCCCAAGGACGTCAACGCCGCCATCGCCACCATCAAGACCAAGCGCAGCATCCAGTTTGTGGACTGGTGCCCCACGGGCTTCAAGGTGGGCATCAACTACCAGCCACCCACGGTGGTGCCGGGGGGGGACCTGGCCAAGGTGCAGCGTGCTGTCTGCATGCTGAGCAACACCACGGCCATCGCCGAGGCCTGGGCTCGCCTGGACCACAAGTTTGACCTGATGTACGCCAAGCGCGCCTTCGTGCACTGGTACGTGGGCGAGGGCATGGAGGAAGGGGAGTTCTCTGAGGCGCGGGAAGACATGGCCGCTCTCGAGAAGGATTACGAGGAAGTGGGCCTGGACTCCTATGAGGATGAAGAAGAGGGTGAGGAGTAG
- the LOC138113060 gene encoding tubulin alpha-5 chain, whose translation MRECISVHVGQAGVQMGNTCWELYCLEHGIQPDGQMPSDKTIGGGDDSFTTFFCETGAGKHVPRAIFVDLEPTVIDEVRGGVYRQLFHPEQLITGKEDAANNYARGHYTIGKEIIDQVLDRIRKLADQCTGLQGFLVFHSFGGGTGSGFTSLLMERLSVDYGKKSKLEFSIYPAPQVSTAVVEPYNSILTTHTTLEHSDCAFMVDNEAIYDICRRNLDIERPTYTNLNRLISQIVSSITASLRFDGALNVDLTEFQTNLVPYPRIHFPLATYAPVISAEKAYHEQLSVAEITNSCFEPANQMVKCDPRHGKYMACCLLYRGDVVPKDVNAAIATIKTKRSIQFVDWCPTGFKVGINYQPPTVVPGGDLAKVQRAVCMLSNTTAIAEAWARLDHKFDLMYAKRAFVHWYVGEGMEEGEFSEAREDMAALEKDYEEVGLDSYEDEEEGEE comes from the exons ATG cgcGAGTGCATCTCCGTCCACGTCGGCCAGGCCGGCGTCCAGATGGGCAACACCTGCTGGGAGCTGTACTGCCTGGAGCACGGCATCCAGCCCGACGGGCAGATGCCCAGCGACAAAACCATCGGCGGAGGGGACGACTCCTTCACCACCTTCTTCTGTGAGACTGGGGCTGGGAAGCACGTCCCACGGGCCATCTTTGTGGACCTGGAGCCCACGGTGATTG ATGAGGTTCGGGGAGGTGTGTACCGCCAGCTCTTCCACCCCGAGCAGCTGATCACTGGCAAGGAAGATGCTGCCAACAACTATGCCCGTGGGCACTACACCATCGGCAAAGAGATCATTGATCAAGTGCTGGACAGGATCCGTAAGCTG GCTGACCAGTGCACAGGCCTCCAGGGATTCCTCGTGTTTCACAGCTTTGGAGGCGGCACTGGCTCTGGATTCACCTCCCTGTTGATGGAGCGACTCTCCGTTGATTATGGCAAGAAGTCCAAGCTGGAATTCTCCATCTACCCAGCACCACAAGTCTCCACTGCTGTGGTAGAACCCTACAACTCCATTCTCACCACCCACACTACACTGGAGCACTCAGACTGTGCTTTCATGGTGGACAACGAGGCCATCTATGACATCTGCCGTCGGAACCTGGACATCGAACGCCCAACCTACACCAACTTGAACAGACTCATCAGCCAGATTGTCTCATCCATTACAGCATCACTGCGCTTTGacggagccctgaatgtggatCTGACTGAGTTCCAGACCAACCTGGTGCCCTACCCTCGCATTCACTTCCCCCTGGCCACCTATGCCCCTGTCATCTCCGCAGAGAAGGCTTATCATGAGCAGCTGTCGGTAGCTGAAATCACCAACTCCTGCTTCGAGCCAGCCAACCAGATGGTGAAGTGTGACCCTCGCCATGGCAAGTACATGGCCTGCTGCCTGCTGTACCGCGGGGACGTGGTGCCCAAGGACGTCAACGCCGCCATCGCCACCATCAAGACCAAGCGCAGCATCCAGTTTGTGGACTGGTGCCCCACGGGCTTCAAGGTGGGCATCAACTACCAGCCGCCCACGGTGGTGCCGGGGGGGGACCTGGCCAAGGTGCAGCGTGCTGTCTGCATGCTGAGCAACACCACGGCCATCGCCGAGGCCTGGGCTCGCCTGGACCACAAGTTTGACCTGATGTACGCCAAGCGCGCCTTCGTGCACTGGTACGTGGGCGAGGGCATGGAGGAAGGGGAGTTCTCTGAGGCGCGGGAAGACATGGCCGCTCTCGAGAAGGATTACGAGGAAGTGGGCCTGGACTCCTATGAGGATGAAGAAGAGGGTGAGGAGTAG
- the LOC138113061 gene encoding serine/threonine-protein kinase 16-like isoform X1, which yields MGQTLCVCSRGTVSLGGARYLLLHRLAEGGFSYVDLVEGLRDGRFYALKRILCHDKEDRQAALHEVEMHGLFDHPNILRLVAHCMVEKGAKHEAWLLLPYVKGGTLWREVEALREKGTFMPEQRILLILHGICRGLQAIHSKGYAHRDLKPTNVLLDEDDQPVLMDLGSMNQARIEVNSSREAMAVQDWAAQRCTISYRAPELFTVPSQCIIDERTDIWSLGCVLYCMMFGEGPYDAIFQKGDSVALAVQNPLTLPSTTRYSAALQRLLFSMMTVNPQERPSINEILHQLEGLQPAPAGQDTTQI from the exons ATGGGGCAGACGCTGTGCGTCTGCTCCCGGGGCACCGTCAGCCTGGGGGGAGCGCGGTACCTCCTGCTCCACCGCCTGGCAGAGGG GGGCTTCAGCTATGTGGACCTGGTGGAGGGGCTGCGGGATGGGCGCTTCTACGCCCTGAAGCGCATCCTGTGCCATGACAAGGAAGACCGCCAGGCTGCCCTGCATGAGGTGGAGATGCACGGCCTCTTCGACCACCCCAACATCCTGCGCCTGGTGGCCCACTGCATGGTGGAGAAGGGTGCCAAGCACGAAGCCTGGCTTCTCCTGCCCTATGTGAAG GGTGGGACCCTCTGGAGAGAGGTGGAAGCACTGCGAGAGAAAGGGACCTTCATGCCAGAGCAGCggatcctcctcatcctccatGGGATCTGCCGTGGGCTGCAAGCCATCCACAGCAAGGGCTATGCACACAG GGACCTCAAGCCCACCAATGTGCTGCTGGATGAGGATGACCAGCCTGTGCTGATGGACCTGGGCTCCATGAACCAAGCTCGCATCGAAGTCAACAGCTCTCGGGAGGccatggctgtgcag GACTGGGCTGCCCAGCGCTGCACCATCTCCTACCGTGCCCCCGAGCTCTTCACAGTGCCGAGCCAGTGTATCATAGATGAGCGTACGGATATCTGG TCCCTAGGCTGTGTGCTGTACTGCATGATGTTTGGAGAGGGCCCCTATGATGCCATCTTCCAGAAGGGTGACAGTGTAGCTCTGGCGGTTCAGAACCCCCTCACGTTGCCTTCCACAAccag GTACTCGGCTGCCTTGCAGCGCCTGCTATTCTCCATGATGACAGTGAATCCCCAGGAGAGACCCAGCATAAATGAAATCCTCCACCagctggaggggctgcagccagcacCAGCAGGACAGGACACCACGCAGATCtga